One genomic segment of Acomys russatus chromosome 6, mAcoRus1.1, whole genome shotgun sequence includes these proteins:
- the Fcrl6 gene encoding Fc receptor-like protein 6, whose protein sequence is MLFWMVLLLPVSMIESQELLQTPVLSRVSSPDSEDLILKCKAEVHPEKPDLQLFYSFYKNNRAILNRGRSQLLHIAEAKEEDSGLYQCMVATEDGRIQRESNYLSIPIQISHSMYLPPVPVLTLQHEATNLAVGDMVTFLCKTQGGSLLILYSFYLDGKIIGKALALFDRTASFPISVSQEWSAKNYSCEAKNKISTERSETKEFPLVGKSCPT, encoded by the exons TTTCCATGATTGAATCCCAAG AGTTGCTGCAGACTCCTGTGCTGAGCCGTGTTTCCTCTCCAGACTCCGAAGATCTGATCCTGAAGTGCAAGGCAGAGGTGCATCCTGAGAAGCCAGATTTGCagctcttttattctttctataaGAATAACCGTGCCATTCTGAACAGGGGTCGTAGCCAGTTATTACACATTGCAGAAGCTAAGGAGGAAGACTCAGGGCTTTACCAGTGTATGGTGGCCACTGAGGATGGCAGAATCCAGAGAGAAAGTAACTATCTGAGCATCCCAATACAGA TCTCCCATTCTATGTACCTTCCTCCAGTGCCTGTGCTCACTCTGCAACATGAAGCCACTAACCTTGCTGTAGGAGACATGGTGACATTTCTCTGTAAGACCCAGGGGGGCTCCCTTTTAATCTTGTACTCCTTCTACCTTGATGGAAAGATCATAGGGAAAGCCCTGGCTCTCTTTGACAGAACTGCTTCCTTCCCCATCTCAGTAAGCCAAGAGTGGAGTGCTAAAAACTATTCCTGTGaagctaaaaacaaaatctcCACAGAGAGGAGTGAGACCAAGGAGTTCCCCTTGGTTGGTAAGTCTTGTCCCACATAA